From Temnothorax longispinosus isolate EJ_2023e chromosome 3, Tlon_JGU_v1, whole genome shotgun sequence, one genomic window encodes:
- the Retm gene encoding protein real-time isoform X1: MVQQYQSPVRVYKHPFALVMMAYERRFPTCPQIPVFIGCEVMLDEESEDGAVRTTERRCKLNVEAPYILKKIIGVDFVYFIQRNVLNRRNSVLEIEAYNESFATRVTVIEKCKYFIHPENPEWTCFEQTASLDIKNFFGFENSMEKLAMKQYAQNIAKGKEIIEYFVNQLKEDGITYVAPWEDPRERSSEEEKKNVDENSDKELCVTDSKLPSNREMQLSSDYIERYLGKLDMIQESKLVQLRHSIEELRGSSVPGYATLLRFLRATEFSVEKAREMLTQSLHWRKKHQIDKLLDEYEMPQVIKDYFPGGWHHFDKDGRPLYILRLGQMDVKGLLKSIGEDELLLLALHICEEGLHLMEEATNVWDHPVSQWTLLIDLEGLNMRHLWRPGIKALLRIIEIVEANYPETMGRVLIMRAPRCFPILWTLISTFINENTRKKFIFYCGTDYHEQGSGGLSEYINQEFIPDFLGGSSEEMNICEVYNMVPRRFYIFDATATSTYVMEGGVVPKNLYRVDLEGTSGEHEHSLYHSISLSRGQTHHVFIESDDPGAVLTWDFDVMRHNVIFTVLHKSRNSGNGVISELPELAIGGDHEIVAAKELKDNYIKVEHNIICHDGESIQGTHIMQDTGTYVLQWQNQEDQAEFLPSISSHKAQLMYFYETLPSAHYRGSMMSLQSASGRSEASSSLSR, translated from the exons ATGGTGCAACAATACCAGTCGCCCGTGCGAGTTTACAAGCATCCTTTCGCTCTCGTCATGATG GCGTACGAGCGTAGGTTTCCAACGTGTCCACAGATACCAGTTTTTATCGGATGTGAAGTTATGCTGGACGAAGAGAGTGAGGATGGTGCTGTTAGAACCACGGAAAGGCGATGTAAATTGAATGTTGAGGCACCCTATATCTTGAAAAAG ataatTGGTGTGGattttgtatactttattCAAAGGAATGTTTTAAATAGGCGCAATAGTGTTTTAGAAATAGAAGCGTACAACGAAAGCTTTGCCACTAGAGTAACTGTTatcgaaaaatgtaaatatttc ATTCATCCTGAAAATCCAGAATGGACTTGCTTTGAACAAACAGCAagtttagatattaaaaacttttttggtTTTGAAAACTCAATGGAAAAATTAGCAATGAAGCAATATGCACAAAATATTGCTAAg GGTAAGGAAATTATCGAATATTTCGTAAACCAATTGAAAGAAGACGGCATTACCTATGTTGCTCCTTGGGAAGATCCACGGGAAAGATCTTCTGAAGAAGAAAA GAAAAATGTGGACGAAAATAGTGACAAAGAATTATGTGTTACCGACAGCAAACTGCCCAGCAACAGAG AGATGCAACTGTCGTCGGATTATATAGAGAGATACTTAGGAAAACTAGATATGATACAGGAAAGCAAATTAGTGCAGCTTAGACATAGCATTGAAGAATTGAGGGGTAGTTCTGTACCGGGTTATGCAACGCTTCTACGGTTCCTACGGGCTACGGAATTCTCAGTCGAAAAGGCCAGAGAAATGTTAACGCAATCTTTACATTGGAGGAAGAAGCATCAGATCGATAAACTTCTTGACGAATACGAAATGCCACAAGTAATTAAAGATTACTTCCCTGGCGGCTGGCATCACTTCGATAAAG ACGGACGACCTTTATATATCTTACGGTTGGGTCAGATGGATGTTAAAGGTCTACTTAAATCAATTGGAGAAGATGAATTGTTATTACTA gcTTTACATATCTGTGAAGAAGGTCTGCACTTGATGGAAGAAGCTACTAATGTTTGGGATCATCCAGTCTCCCAATGGACACTGTTGATAGATTTAGAAGGTTTAAATATGCGGCATCTATGGAGACCAGGAATAAAA GCATTATTGCGAATAATAGAAATAGTTGAAGCAAATTATCCAGAAACAATGGGAAGAGTTCTAATCATGCGTGCCCCTAGATGTTTCCCTATTTTGTGGACACTTATCAGCACTTTTATCA ATGAAAATACTAGGaagaagtttattttttattgtggtACAGACTACCATGAACAGGGATCTGGAGGTCTTAGCGAATACATTAATCAAGAATTTATTCCTGATTTCCTTGGTGGTTCCTCAGAG GAAATGAATATATGCGAAGTCTATAATATGGTACCTCGgagattttacattttcgaCGCAACTGCGACCAGT aCGTACGTAATGGAAGGTGGGGTAGTGCCGAAAAACTTGTACAGAGTGGATTTGGAGGGTACCTCTGGTGAACACGAGCACAGTCTGTATCACTCCATCAGCTTGAGCCGTGGTCAAACTCATCATGTGTTCATAGAATCCGATGATCCGGGTGCTGTTCTGACATGGGATTTCGATGTAATGCGGCACAATGTCATATTTACAGTGCTTCACAAATCTCGAAACAGTGGAAACGGTGTTATCTCAG aacTTCCAGAGCTTGCAATAGGCGGTGATCATGAAATTGTTGCtgcaaaagaattaaaagataattatattaaagtcgAACACAATATAATTTGTCACGATGGTGAAAGCATCCAA GGGACTCATATCATGCAGGATACAGGTACTTACGTGTTACAATGGCAAAATCAAGAAGATCAAGCCGAATTTCTTCCATCTATTAGTTCTCATAAGGCTCAACTTATGTACTTTTATGAAACATTACCATCTGCACATTACAG AGGTTCAATGATGAGCTTGCAGTCAGCAAGTGGAAGGTCAGAGGCTAGTTCATCTTTATCCAGATGA
- the Retm gene encoding protein real-time isoform X2 translates to MVQQYQSPVRVYKHPFALVMMAYERRFPTCPQIPVFIGCEVMLDEESEDGAVRTTERRCKLNVEAPYILKKIIGVDFVYFIQRNVLNRRNSVLEIEAYNESFATRVTVIEKCKYFIHPENPEWTCFEQTASLDIKNFFGFENSMEKLAMKQYAQNIAKGKEIIEYFVNQLKEDGITYVAPWEDPRERSSEEEKKNVDENSDKELCVTDSKLPSNREMQLSSDYIERYLGKLDMIQESKLVQLRHSIEELRGSSVPGYATLLRFLRATEFSVEKAREMLTQSLHWRKKHQIDKLLDEYEMPQVIKDYFPGGWHHFDKDGRPLYILRLGQMDVKGLLKSIGEDELLLLALHICEEGLHLMEEATNVWDHPVSQWTLLIDLEGLNMRHLWRPGIKALLRIIEIVEANYPETMGRVLIMRAPRCFPILWTLISTFINENTRKKFIFYCGTDYHEQGSGGLSEYINQEFIPDFLGGSSETYVMEGGVVPKNLYRVDLEGTSGEHEHSLYHSISLSRGQTHHVFIESDDPGAVLTWDFDVMRHNVIFTVLHKSRNSGNGVISELPELAIGGDHEIVAAKELKDNYIKVEHNIICHDGESIQGTHIMQDTGTYVLQWQNQEDQAEFLPSISSHKAQLMYFYETLPSAHYRGSMMSLQSASGRSEASSSLSR, encoded by the exons ATGGTGCAACAATACCAGTCGCCCGTGCGAGTTTACAAGCATCCTTTCGCTCTCGTCATGATG GCGTACGAGCGTAGGTTTCCAACGTGTCCACAGATACCAGTTTTTATCGGATGTGAAGTTATGCTGGACGAAGAGAGTGAGGATGGTGCTGTTAGAACCACGGAAAGGCGATGTAAATTGAATGTTGAGGCACCCTATATCTTGAAAAAG ataatTGGTGTGGattttgtatactttattCAAAGGAATGTTTTAAATAGGCGCAATAGTGTTTTAGAAATAGAAGCGTACAACGAAAGCTTTGCCACTAGAGTAACTGTTatcgaaaaatgtaaatatttc ATTCATCCTGAAAATCCAGAATGGACTTGCTTTGAACAAACAGCAagtttagatattaaaaacttttttggtTTTGAAAACTCAATGGAAAAATTAGCAATGAAGCAATATGCACAAAATATTGCTAAg GGTAAGGAAATTATCGAATATTTCGTAAACCAATTGAAAGAAGACGGCATTACCTATGTTGCTCCTTGGGAAGATCCACGGGAAAGATCTTCTGAAGAAGAAAA GAAAAATGTGGACGAAAATAGTGACAAAGAATTATGTGTTACCGACAGCAAACTGCCCAGCAACAGAG AGATGCAACTGTCGTCGGATTATATAGAGAGATACTTAGGAAAACTAGATATGATACAGGAAAGCAAATTAGTGCAGCTTAGACATAGCATTGAAGAATTGAGGGGTAGTTCTGTACCGGGTTATGCAACGCTTCTACGGTTCCTACGGGCTACGGAATTCTCAGTCGAAAAGGCCAGAGAAATGTTAACGCAATCTTTACATTGGAGGAAGAAGCATCAGATCGATAAACTTCTTGACGAATACGAAATGCCACAAGTAATTAAAGATTACTTCCCTGGCGGCTGGCATCACTTCGATAAAG ACGGACGACCTTTATATATCTTACGGTTGGGTCAGATGGATGTTAAAGGTCTACTTAAATCAATTGGAGAAGATGAATTGTTATTACTA gcTTTACATATCTGTGAAGAAGGTCTGCACTTGATGGAAGAAGCTACTAATGTTTGGGATCATCCAGTCTCCCAATGGACACTGTTGATAGATTTAGAAGGTTTAAATATGCGGCATCTATGGAGACCAGGAATAAAA GCATTATTGCGAATAATAGAAATAGTTGAAGCAAATTATCCAGAAACAATGGGAAGAGTTCTAATCATGCGTGCCCCTAGATGTTTCCCTATTTTGTGGACACTTATCAGCACTTTTATCA ATGAAAATACTAGGaagaagtttattttttattgtggtACAGACTACCATGAACAGGGATCTGGAGGTCTTAGCGAATACATTAATCAAGAATTTATTCCTGATTTCCTTGGTGGTTCCTCAGAG aCGTACGTAATGGAAGGTGGGGTAGTGCCGAAAAACTTGTACAGAGTGGATTTGGAGGGTACCTCTGGTGAACACGAGCACAGTCTGTATCACTCCATCAGCTTGAGCCGTGGTCAAACTCATCATGTGTTCATAGAATCCGATGATCCGGGTGCTGTTCTGACATGGGATTTCGATGTAATGCGGCACAATGTCATATTTACAGTGCTTCACAAATCTCGAAACAGTGGAAACGGTGTTATCTCAG aacTTCCAGAGCTTGCAATAGGCGGTGATCATGAAATTGTTGCtgcaaaagaattaaaagataattatattaaagtcgAACACAATATAATTTGTCACGATGGTGAAAGCATCCAA GGGACTCATATCATGCAGGATACAGGTACTTACGTGTTACAATGGCAAAATCAAGAAGATCAAGCCGAATTTCTTCCATCTATTAGTTCTCATAAGGCTCAACTTATGTACTTTTATGAAACATTACCATCTGCACATTACAG AGGTTCAATGATGAGCTTGCAGTCAGCAAGTGGAAGGTCAGAGGCTAGTTCATCTTTATCCAGATGA
- the LOC139809478 gene encoding kelch-like protein 1 isoform X1 has product MSCVSISPKHAENSLQIMESYLHKQQLTDVTLIAGNKRVPAHRLVLSAGSEYFAAMFTNPLRESVQNEIELMDVDGDALWALVLYCYTGCIELQEDSVETLLVTACLLQLNPVIKACCQFLVKQLHPSNCLGIRMFADTQGCSELVEHAHAYTTKHFMEVTKNQEFLLLSADEVAKLLESEDLNVPSEETIFHALVTWLEHDPENRSKDASKLLGLVKLPLLSPAFIADNIESNEMFKDQRMVQELVMEALKYHLLPERRPLLQTGRTKPRKATVGTLLALGGIYVNKGATSIDAFSLRDNAWRSLAAMSDRLEFGAVVVDKKLIIAGGMDGTNDFKTLNTVECLDFSTLTWSTLPPMNVHRQGLGMAVLGGLLYAVGGHDGRCFLNAVERWDPGTSQWSSICPMSVQRSGIGVAVLNDKLYAVGGADSSSCLSTVECYDPHTNKWTLCAPMSKRRYGVGVGVANGCLYALGGRDGPLTIINPNEISTLDCVERYDPKTDTWTMVAPMSVPRSQVGVCVLGDRLMAVGGCNGLQFVKLVEAYDPHLNEWEPVAPLKAGFVGRCVVVKNLTNNM; this is encoded by the exons ATGTCATGCGTGTCCATCTCGCCGAAGCACGCGGAAAATAGCCTCCAAATTATGGAGAGTTATCTGCACAAGCAACAGCTGACAGACGTCACGCTGATCGCGG GAAATAAGCGTGTCCCAGCTCATCGATTAGTACTCAGTGCTGGCTCAGAATATTTTGCTGCCATGTTCACAAACCCTCTGCGAGAGTCGgtacaaaatgaaatagaattaatGGATGTTGATGGAGATGCTTTATGGGCTTTGGTTCTTTATTGTTATACAG GTTGCATAGAATTACAGGAAGATAGCGTAGAGACTCTACTTGTAACAGCATGTTTGTTACAATTGAATCCAGTTATTAAAGCGTGCTGTCAGTTTCTCGTCAAACAACTTCACCCAAGCAACTGTCTGGGCATACGGATGTTCGCCGATACGCAGGGTTGTTCGGAATTGGTTGAACATGCACACGCATACACTACCAAACATTTCATggaagttacaaaaaatcaaGAATTCTTACTGCTATCTGCCGATGAAGTTGCGAAGTTACTTGAGTCTGAGGATCTTAATGTTCCCTCGGAAGAAACTATCTTTCAT gcTCTAGTGACTTGGCTGGAACACGATCCAGAAAACAGGAGCAAAGATGCCAGTAAATTATTAGGTTTAGTCAAATTACCGTTGCTATCACCTGCG TTTATAGCTGACAATATTGAGAGTAACGAAATGTTCAAAGACCAAAGAATGGTGCAGGAATTAGTAATGGAAGCATTGAAGTATCATTTGCTGCCTGAGCGAAGACCTTTGCTTCAAACAGGCAGAACGAAACCCAGAAAAGCCACTGTGGGTACGTTGTTAGCTCTCGGAGGGATATACGTCAATAaag GTGCAACATCTATAGATGCATTTTCATTACGCGATAATGCCTGGAGATCTTTAGCAGCCATGAGCGACAGATTAGAATTTGGCGCAGTGGTAgtcgataaaaaattgattatcgCGGGCGGTATGGACGGTACAAACGATTTTAAAACATTGAACACAGTAGAATGCCTCGATTTCTCCACTCTTACGTGGAGCACTCTACCACCTATGAATGTTCATCGACAAGGATTAG GAATGGCAGTCTTAGGTGGACTTTTATATGCTGTTGGTGGTCACGACGGTCGTTGTTTTCTTAATGCGGTAGAGAGATGGGATCCGGGAACAAGTCAGTGGAGTTCAATATGTCCTATGTCCGTACAAAGATCTGGAATCGGTGTAGCTGTGTTAAATGATAA ATTGTATGCCGTAGGAGGAGCAGATAGCAGTTCCTGCCTCAGTACAGTAGAATGTTACGATCCGCACACGAACAAATGGACACTGTGCGCACCTATGTCGAAGAGACGATACGGCGTAGGCGTAGGAGTAGCGAATGGTTGTCTTTACGCTCTCGGTGGTCGCGACGGTCCACTTACAATTATCAATCCCAATGAAATTAGCACACTTGACTGTGTAGAAAG ATATGATCCTAAAACCGATACGTGGACTATGGTTGCGCCAATGAGTGTGCCCCGGAGTCAAGTTGGTGTGTGCGTATTAGGTGACCGACTTATGGCCGTGGGAGGATGCAACGGCCTACAATTTGTCAAACTAGTGGAAGCCTACGATCCACATCTCAACGAATGGGAACCT GTTGCTCCTCTTAAGGCTGGCTTTGTGGGACGGTGTgttgttgtaaaaaatttaaccaaTAACatgtag
- the LOC139809478 gene encoding kelch-like protein 1 isoform X2 produces the protein MHMHMDQSILSCLCLCAMQVCLDQTIGNKRVPAHRLVLSAGSEYFAAMFTNPLRESVQNEIELMDVDGDALWALVLYCYTGCIELQEDSVETLLVTACLLQLNPVIKACCQFLVKQLHPSNCLGIRMFADTQGCSELVEHAHAYTTKHFMEVTKNQEFLLLSADEVAKLLESEDLNVPSEETIFHALVTWLEHDPENRSKDASKLLGLVKLPLLSPAFIADNIESNEMFKDQRMVQELVMEALKYHLLPERRPLLQTGRTKPRKATVGTLLALGGIYVNKGATSIDAFSLRDNAWRSLAAMSDRLEFGAVVVDKKLIIAGGMDGTNDFKTLNTVECLDFSTLTWSTLPPMNVHRQGLGMAVLGGLLYAVGGHDGRCFLNAVERWDPGTSQWSSICPMSVQRSGIGVAVLNDKLYAVGGADSSSCLSTVECYDPHTNKWTLCAPMSKRRYGVGVGVANGCLYALGGRDGPLTIINPNEISTLDCVERYDPKTDTWTMVAPMSVPRSQVGVCVLGDRLMAVGGCNGLQFVKLVEAYDPHLNEWEPVAPLKAGFVGRCVVVKNLTNNM, from the exons atgcacatgcatatggaccaatcaattctctcatgcttatgtttatgcgctatgcaagtttgtctggaccaaacaattg GAAATAAGCGTGTCCCAGCTCATCGATTAGTACTCAGTGCTGGCTCAGAATATTTTGCTGCCATGTTCACAAACCCTCTGCGAGAGTCGgtacaaaatgaaatagaattaatGGATGTTGATGGAGATGCTTTATGGGCTTTGGTTCTTTATTGTTATACAG GTTGCATAGAATTACAGGAAGATAGCGTAGAGACTCTACTTGTAACAGCATGTTTGTTACAATTGAATCCAGTTATTAAAGCGTGCTGTCAGTTTCTCGTCAAACAACTTCACCCAAGCAACTGTCTGGGCATACGGATGTTCGCCGATACGCAGGGTTGTTCGGAATTGGTTGAACATGCACACGCATACACTACCAAACATTTCATggaagttacaaaaaatcaaGAATTCTTACTGCTATCTGCCGATGAAGTTGCGAAGTTACTTGAGTCTGAGGATCTTAATGTTCCCTCGGAAGAAACTATCTTTCAT gcTCTAGTGACTTGGCTGGAACACGATCCAGAAAACAGGAGCAAAGATGCCAGTAAATTATTAGGTTTAGTCAAATTACCGTTGCTATCACCTGCG TTTATAGCTGACAATATTGAGAGTAACGAAATGTTCAAAGACCAAAGAATGGTGCAGGAATTAGTAATGGAAGCATTGAAGTATCATTTGCTGCCTGAGCGAAGACCTTTGCTTCAAACAGGCAGAACGAAACCCAGAAAAGCCACTGTGGGTACGTTGTTAGCTCTCGGAGGGATATACGTCAATAaag GTGCAACATCTATAGATGCATTTTCATTACGCGATAATGCCTGGAGATCTTTAGCAGCCATGAGCGACAGATTAGAATTTGGCGCAGTGGTAgtcgataaaaaattgattatcgCGGGCGGTATGGACGGTACAAACGATTTTAAAACATTGAACACAGTAGAATGCCTCGATTTCTCCACTCTTACGTGGAGCACTCTACCACCTATGAATGTTCATCGACAAGGATTAG GAATGGCAGTCTTAGGTGGACTTTTATATGCTGTTGGTGGTCACGACGGTCGTTGTTTTCTTAATGCGGTAGAGAGATGGGATCCGGGAACAAGTCAGTGGAGTTCAATATGTCCTATGTCCGTACAAAGATCTGGAATCGGTGTAGCTGTGTTAAATGATAA ATTGTATGCCGTAGGAGGAGCAGATAGCAGTTCCTGCCTCAGTACAGTAGAATGTTACGATCCGCACACGAACAAATGGACACTGTGCGCACCTATGTCGAAGAGACGATACGGCGTAGGCGTAGGAGTAGCGAATGGTTGTCTTTACGCTCTCGGTGGTCGCGACGGTCCACTTACAATTATCAATCCCAATGAAATTAGCACACTTGACTGTGTAGAAAG ATATGATCCTAAAACCGATACGTGGACTATGGTTGCGCCAATGAGTGTGCCCCGGAGTCAAGTTGGTGTGTGCGTATTAGGTGACCGACTTATGGCCGTGGGAGGATGCAACGGCCTACAATTTGTCAAACTAGTGGAAGCCTACGATCCACATCTCAACGAATGGGAACCT GTTGCTCCTCTTAAGGCTGGCTTTGTGGGACGGTGTgttgttgtaaaaaatttaaccaaTAACatgtag
- the LOC139809478 gene encoding kelch-like protein 1 isoform X3 yields the protein MFTNPLRESVQNEIELMDVDGDALWALVLYCYTGCIELQEDSVETLLVTACLLQLNPVIKACCQFLVKQLHPSNCLGIRMFADTQGCSELVEHAHAYTTKHFMEVTKNQEFLLLSADEVAKLLESEDLNVPSEETIFHALVTWLEHDPENRSKDASKLLGLVKLPLLSPAFIADNIESNEMFKDQRMVQELVMEALKYHLLPERRPLLQTGRTKPRKATVGTLLALGGIYVNKGATSIDAFSLRDNAWRSLAAMSDRLEFGAVVVDKKLIIAGGMDGTNDFKTLNTVECLDFSTLTWSTLPPMNVHRQGLGMAVLGGLLYAVGGHDGRCFLNAVERWDPGTSQWSSICPMSVQRSGIGVAVLNDKLYAVGGADSSSCLSTVECYDPHTNKWTLCAPMSKRRYGVGVGVANGCLYALGGRDGPLTIINPNEISTLDCVERYDPKTDTWTMVAPMSVPRSQVGVCVLGDRLMAVGGCNGLQFVKLVEAYDPHLNEWEPVAPLKAGFVGRCVVVKNLTNNM from the exons ATGTTCACAAACCCTCTGCGAGAGTCGgtacaaaatgaaatagaattaatGGATGTTGATGGAGATGCTTTATGGGCTTTGGTTCTTTATTGTTATACAG GTTGCATAGAATTACAGGAAGATAGCGTAGAGACTCTACTTGTAACAGCATGTTTGTTACAATTGAATCCAGTTATTAAAGCGTGCTGTCAGTTTCTCGTCAAACAACTTCACCCAAGCAACTGTCTGGGCATACGGATGTTCGCCGATACGCAGGGTTGTTCGGAATTGGTTGAACATGCACACGCATACACTACCAAACATTTCATggaagttacaaaaaatcaaGAATTCTTACTGCTATCTGCCGATGAAGTTGCGAAGTTACTTGAGTCTGAGGATCTTAATGTTCCCTCGGAAGAAACTATCTTTCAT gcTCTAGTGACTTGGCTGGAACACGATCCAGAAAACAGGAGCAAAGATGCCAGTAAATTATTAGGTTTAGTCAAATTACCGTTGCTATCACCTGCG TTTATAGCTGACAATATTGAGAGTAACGAAATGTTCAAAGACCAAAGAATGGTGCAGGAATTAGTAATGGAAGCATTGAAGTATCATTTGCTGCCTGAGCGAAGACCTTTGCTTCAAACAGGCAGAACGAAACCCAGAAAAGCCACTGTGGGTACGTTGTTAGCTCTCGGAGGGATATACGTCAATAaag GTGCAACATCTATAGATGCATTTTCATTACGCGATAATGCCTGGAGATCTTTAGCAGCCATGAGCGACAGATTAGAATTTGGCGCAGTGGTAgtcgataaaaaattgattatcgCGGGCGGTATGGACGGTACAAACGATTTTAAAACATTGAACACAGTAGAATGCCTCGATTTCTCCACTCTTACGTGGAGCACTCTACCACCTATGAATGTTCATCGACAAGGATTAG GAATGGCAGTCTTAGGTGGACTTTTATATGCTGTTGGTGGTCACGACGGTCGTTGTTTTCTTAATGCGGTAGAGAGATGGGATCCGGGAACAAGTCAGTGGAGTTCAATATGTCCTATGTCCGTACAAAGATCTGGAATCGGTGTAGCTGTGTTAAATGATAA ATTGTATGCCGTAGGAGGAGCAGATAGCAGTTCCTGCCTCAGTACAGTAGAATGTTACGATCCGCACACGAACAAATGGACACTGTGCGCACCTATGTCGAAGAGACGATACGGCGTAGGCGTAGGAGTAGCGAATGGTTGTCTTTACGCTCTCGGTGGTCGCGACGGTCCACTTACAATTATCAATCCCAATGAAATTAGCACACTTGACTGTGTAGAAAG ATATGATCCTAAAACCGATACGTGGACTATGGTTGCGCCAATGAGTGTGCCCCGGAGTCAAGTTGGTGTGTGCGTATTAGGTGACCGACTTATGGCCGTGGGAGGATGCAACGGCCTACAATTTGTCAAACTAGTGGAAGCCTACGATCCACATCTCAACGAATGGGAACCT GTTGCTCCTCTTAAGGCTGGCTTTGTGGGACGGTGTgttgttgtaaaaaatttaaccaaTAACatgtag
- the LOC139809479 gene encoding kelch-like protein 5, with the protein MSCVSISPKHAESSLQIMESYLHKQQLTDVTLIAGNKRVPAHRLVLSAGSEYFAAMFTNSLRESAQNEIELMDVDGDALWALVLYCYTSCIELQEDSVETLLVTACLLQLNPVIKACCQFLVKQLHPSNCLGIRMFADTQGCSELVEYAHAYTTEHFMEVTKNQEFLLLSANEVAKLLESEDLNVPSEETIFHALVTWLEHDPENRSKDASKLLGLVKLPLLSPAFIADNIESNEMFKDQRMSQELVMEALKYHLLPDRRPLLQTGRTKPRKATLGTLLAIGGNDDNEDATSIEAFSLRDNAWKSLAAMSYRIEFGAVVVDKKLIIAGGMDGMDNFKTLNTVECLDFSTLTWSTLPPMNVHRQGLGMAVLGGLLYAVGGHDGRCFLNAVERWDPGTGQWSSICPMSVQRAGVGVAVLNDRLYAVGGRDFSSCLNTVECYDPHTNKWTPCVPMSKRRGDVGVGVVNGCLYALGGVDDLLTNLNETSRFDCVERYDPKTDTWIMVAPMSVPRSRVGVCVLGDRLMAVGGDDGQQYLTLVEAYDPHLNEWEPVALLKDGYAGPCVVVKNLTNNM; encoded by the exons ATGTCATGCGTGTCCATCTCGCCGAAGCACGCGGAAAGTAGCCTCCAAATTATGGAGAGTTATCTGCATAAGCAACAGCTGACAGACGTCACGCTGATCGCGG GAAATAAGCGTGTCCCAGCTCATCGATTAGTACTCAGTGCTGGTTCAGAATATTTTGCTGCCATGTTCACAAACTCTCTGCGAGAGTCGGcacaaaatgaaatagaattaatGGATGTTGATGGAGATGCTTTATGGGCTTTGGTTCTTTATTGTTATACAA GTTGCATAGAATTACAGGAAGATAGCGTAGAGACTCTACTTGTAACAGCATGTTTGTTACAATTGAATCCAGTTATTAAAGCGTGCTGTCAGTTTCTCGTCAAACAACTTCACCCAAGCAACTGTCTGGGTATACGGATGTTCGCCGATACGCAGGGTTGTTCGGAATTGGTTGAATACGCACATGCATACACTACCGAACATTTCATggaagttacaaaaaatcaaGAATTCTTACTGCTATCTGCCAATGAAGTTGCGAAGTTACTTGAGTCTGAGGATCTTAATGTTCCGTCGGAAGAAACTATCTTTCAT gcTCTAGTGACTTGGCTGGAACACGATCCAGAAAACAGGAGCAAAGATGCCAGTAAATTATTAGGTTTAGTCAAATTACCATTGCTATCACCCGCC TTTATAGCTGACAATATTGAGAGTAACGAAATGTTCAAAGACCAAAGAATGTCGCAGGAATTAGTAATGGAAGCATTGAAGTATCATTTGCTGCCTGATCGAAGACCTTTGCTTCAAACAGGCAGAACGAAACCCAGAAAAGCCACTCTGGGTACGTTGTTAGCTATCGGAGGGAATGACGATAATGaag ATGCAACATCTATAGAGGCATTTTCATTACGCGATAATGCCTGGAAATCTTTAGCAGCCATGAGCTACAGAATAGAATTTGGCGCAGTGGTAgtcgataaaaaattgattatcgCGGGCGGTATGGACGGTATGgacaattttaaaacattgaaCACAGTAGAATGCCTCGATTTCTCCACTCTTACGTGGAGCACTCTACCACCTATGAATGTTCATCGACAAGGATTAG GAATGGCAGTCTTAGGTGGACTTTTATATGCTGTTGGTGGTCACGACGGTCGTTGTTTTCTTAATGCGGTAGAGAGATGGGATCCGGGAACAGGTCAGTGGAGTTCAATATGTCCTATGTCCGTACAAAGAGCTGGAGTCGGTGTAGCTGTGTTAAATGA TAGATTGTATGCCGTAGGAGGAAGAGATTTCAGTTCCTGCTTAAATACAGTAGAATGTTACGATCCGCACACGAACAAATGGACACCGTGCGTACCTATGTCGAAGAGACGAGGCGACGTAGGCGTAGGAGTAGTGAATGGTTGTCTTTATGCACTCGGTGGTGTCGACGATTTACTTACCAATCTCAATGAAACTAGCAGATTCGACTGTGTAGAAAG ATATGATCCTAAAACCGATACGTGGATTATGGTTGCGCCAATGAGTGTGCCCCGGAGTAGAGTTGGTGTGTGCGTATTAGGTGACCGACTTATGGCCGTGGGAGGAGATGACGGCCAACAATATCTCACACTAGTGGAAGCCTATGATCCACATCTCAACGAATGGGAACCT GTTGCTCTTCTTAAGGATGGCTATGCGGGACCCTGTgttgttgtaaaaaatttaaccaaTAACatgtag